The genomic stretch AACtgctttctccttcttcctttatgtTCCATTATTATTTGTGcaacctattttttttatttttgtaccAGAAAAATAAACTTATAtacaaattataataaaaaattaaaaataaataaataaaactgtaAAAGATCCCCCTCCCATAcactgcagtagcaggagcctcgtacACTGGtttgctcttttttcttttttctttttaaaaaagatGCAAGGGATGGGAAGGAAAACAACTCAAGTCCTTCATTTTCCCCTGAAATGCTGAAGTATTTTCTTCAATCAACCTCATTGTGTCATCATTGAGTAAATCTTTCAAGCTAGTTATTCTAGTTTTCATTTCATGCTACTTTTGCAGAAACTCATCATACAGAGATGAGAAAGAATGAGCCATCATTTGAAAGAAATCAAGGGCAACCCTCCAGATCAGGTATAGAACTTAAACTACCCCAAACCCAGAAATTAGCATTCTCAAAACCGTATTTGACCCAAAACCTAAGATTTTAACACAACCAACCAATTGGGGAGCAGCAGAGCTGGTCACTCATTTAATCCATCCCATTATCATTCCTCATCCACATTATCCGTCATATAAAGCAAGCATTTTCTTATTACATATAATCacaattgaaggaaaaaataaccTGCTGACGCTGACTATACTAAATGAGATAGTTTtgtaaaaaagaataaatacatGTGGCAATTGGATCCAACACACATTTATTGTACAAGAGATTATAAGAACAAATATTCTAACCTCCTTTGAGAGTGGGGGCTTAGTGATTGCATAGTAATCAAAAAAGATCTGCAATGTCGATGGATCCTCTATGACTGGCCTCCAAGCAGAGGGGATCTATCAGGAAACCcacaaggaaaatatattttaatttccaATTGTATGAAGGAATTCATGCTGTaccatattaaatattaaaaacatcaAACAAGAGAAATGCTAATGTGTACCTGAACGGTACCAAACTCTTCAGAACTTTCATCCAAAGATGTACCAACAAAATCATAAGACAAGCACTTAAGCGAAAGTGAAAGTGCAAGTTCCTGCAACCTGCTTGAGACTGCAACAGGAGAAggataaatagaagaaaacagaaaaaatttaGAGCCATGAAAAtttaaacaaaaacaaagagggCGACGAATAAGAaattagccaaaaaaataaatgaatgaattaACTAGAACAACCACCACCTAAAACACAAGTAAAAGTTATTAAGTTACCATCATTCTTGAGATGGCATAGTGACGTAAGCGATATCTGGAAAATTTGAAAGAGGGACTGATCCCTAAAAGAGCAGGCAACTCTTCGGTGATGCGTCAAGGAAAATCCTGAATTAGGCTGAATAGTTCAAAAAGACAAGCACTAATCAGAggatttctcccttttcttttttttcttttttttcttagtaaGAATAATCAGAAAGGATGTTGAACAGCAAAAGAATAAATAATCAAAGTTCAACTTATGTGATTAACAGAGGTTCAGATAACAGCAAAAAATATGCATAAGTTCCTTTGAGCTTCACCATATATCCCTTAAAGTTCCTAGAAACAAAATCTTGGGGAAAGCAATACCACTTGCCATCAGAAAATGTGGAGGGAGGGAAATACAAGGCAAAGCAAGAGCCATTGGATTGCATGTAGGATTCAAATGGTTCACCAGAAAATATATTCCAAAGCCAGGTGGAAATTGAGCtgatggaagaaaaaaatttatttttatatagatAACATTAGAATCAATTTTATTGATAAAGATAATAGATTCACCACACCAAAGACATGTCAATCCAATGACATGAAGGACAAATACAACCAAAAtcagaaacaaaaagaataacaatgaCACATATTTTAGTCTGTCAATggaataaaaacccaaaaactcCCTGTGAGGCTACTGACACCTAGCTTAGACAACTGGTCTGCCACCTCATTGGCAGATCTGGGAATCCACATGGGAAGCAGtcagggttttaaaaacagaaattgGTCCCTGCCAATTCGATTCAGATCAGTTCGGTAATGGCTGGAATCAGTTCCAAGAACCCCAGATATGGCTATTTGAACTGAAAACCCACCGAATCAGGGGAATCTTGGCAGAAATATTCCGATTCAGAACGGCAGAAATTGGGATCAATCACGACTGATTCTGAGGCGAATCCACCAATTACCAATCTGATTCACCGATTTTTGAAACCCCGGAAGCCATAGATCTGATATATAGAGAGCAAACCTCCAGGAACCTCTGAATCTGACCTCTTCCAAGAATATAGAGTTTATCCAAATTACCCACAACTATAATATCATGGATACCTTCTCTCAAAGCATATTCCAAACCCATGAAAAATGCTGGGTCCTTACAGAGTTCCCTTCCCTTATCGGTGTTGAATAGGCTCACCAGACTAATCCTTCGCTTGATTTGACCACGGTCCAAAATGTCGAATTTTTGGCAACCTATTTCAGTTTTGACATTAGTCGAAATGATACGAAATGTGAATGgaggagtttttttttcttttttaaccaaAATGGACCATATTTGGTTACGTTTCAGCGCCATTTCAGTGGTATATCTCGGTTTCGACAAGGCCGAAATTCCAGTTGAAACTGAAATCTTGTACTTGGATTTGGCCACTCGAACGAGATTAACCATCAAATTAAGTCCAGTCCCAAAGTGGGACTCCAAAATTCAAAccacgctctctctctctctcaagaatgAAGTCTTAATGATATTGTCCCAGTCACCAAAGAGAAAAGACAAGGGAACATTATTGAAAAAATATCAGACATCCCAGCCACCTTCCTCTTCACTTTCTCAAGTATTCCTTTCCCATAGAAAAACCAAAGGCTACGAACAGCTTGCCAAAACCACATTAACCCCACCGCATATTCAGGTAAAGTCCGATTCAGGCTAACAAATCAGAAATTAACACCATACCCTTTGGCAAGGGTGCAATCAAGAAAAAAGATGGTCAACAAATTCCCGGCCTCCATACACATAAAAATGAAAGGAGAGAACCAGCATATCCACCTCCCTCCTCAATTAGTAAGTGcccatattttgtttttctttttttataagttCCATTCCTAATGCCTTGCATTTGAAAGGAATATAGGGTTTCCGTAGTACTTTACAAAGAAAAGGAGCACTTGGATGCTCTGGATCAACGAGGTTGAGAAAATTATAAAAACCACCAATCAAGATTTTGTCAAGAAAAAATCATTAGAATGTAAAACAAGTAGTGCCCATAGATTATCAACAAGTGTTTTcgttttttttctattttttctttggtCTACGGGGGCTCAATTGAGGAGTCTTTGTCAATAGTCTGGCCCACAAGTAGTATAAAATACAAATAGTTAATATAGTTCTTTAATTGGTTGGGACTAAAATCCCTAATCCTAATTATGAATTCAGATGAACCAGTTTAAATTCTGCAATTGTACATGGCAAAATTTCATACCTGTTGGCTGAACTGTTCAATAGCAGCCCTAGGTGCAGAagccctcttcctttctttcttcttcccttctctccttctcttttcttcttccctagGGACAACAATGTCTGATACCAACGGAGGAAGTGAAATAGCTAGCCTGAACTTCTCTAAAGCGAATACAACAACTAGGAATTCCTTCTCAGTGGTAGTGTAATTAAGTTGTGCATCGTTGAGAATCCTACTTGCATAATAAATCACTGTGGGCAATTTATTGAGTCTTTGCCCCAAAACGGATCAAACCAAGTGACTCGTGAGTATTTATAATATTACTGAACTAAACAGTTGACTTCTCAACATGTTCACCCAATCTCTATACAGAAGAATTTTAGTCtgccttaatttttttattatttgagtTTCCATCACACTATTtaatgcagataagtcacttaaagggcttattttcttgaaaataaGCTTTGGGATGGGTTATGCATgagttgggcctttgatcccatgagtgtTTTTTGTCATAGGCTACTTTAATATGCCTAAAATATGggcagaaaaaaggaaaatgatatttaattcattagtttagttaagaATCCTGCTTTGAGTAAGTTTCGTTCGTTATTTAGTTTTCTAGTCGGTTTATGTTAcctaattagttaaggattggattAGGCTTTTCTCTTTTAAGTGTTTGTGTCTGTTTTTTAGTTTTCTATGTAAGTTTGTAAGAGGCCACAACCTGGTACACAAATTTGATTAATGAGATTTTGGCTTgagcctttatttttttctgctGAGAAAGTATGCATTCTGTGAGATTCAGTTAAGGGTGGGAAATCCATGGAGGGCAGTGAGACTCTGTCCCTTGTTGGTGGGAAACCATAGTTATCATTCTTCTCTCTAGTTCTGGTTAAGGTACTGTTATATTGTTTCCTGCAATTCCGATTCTTCTGTTCACTCACCAATAGATTGCTGAATTGGAGGTGAgtttataattttattgtagtTCTGTTTTCTGCAATCATCCATTAAATAACTGCTTTCAAAGTCAGTTTTCgatttctgatttttctgtttcaatcAAACAATCCTACTCATACTAGAAGTCTAGAAGTGTTTGGTTTGGGAGGTTCCATAAGGCTGATTTCGAATTTGATTACAGAAAACTGAAATTAAGAATTTTCTCTATCATCTCCTGTTTTCAATTTCAGTTCTACCAAGTCACTGATACAGTCCTAGTCCACATAGGATTGCTTATAGGCTGTCAAATTGCTCAAATCGACACTTGTTATTGTTGATCTGATTCTGCTGAATTTAATAATGTAACTTCACTTTAGCATTGCGATTAACCTTGGGAAGTGAGTTTTCCTTGTCTATTTGTGTCCACCACCCCATCGCCTTCCAAATTCCCACCAATATGGTGGGACTCTAGCACGGTACATAGGGTGGgaaacattctctctctctcggtcaaTCCACCAACTGCCAAGGAAGAAAAGTCCAATGTGTGCAAACAAACCGCCTCAACACTGAAAAAACAGATGCACTTGCAGAATAAATACCAAATTAGATAGTTCCAGAACAACCacaaaaagagcaacccagtgcacaaggctcccgctactgcagagTCTGgaaggggcaaatgtacacagccttaacCCCTCTGCTCCTCAAGAGAGACTGTTTTCAAGTTTCgaacttgtgaccaacatgttgcaatagtgcagcTTAACCGTTGCGCCACAGGCTAGCCCACAAAAATATTTCAGAATGACTAACAGCATAAAAATATTTCAACCCCCAAGACGTCTGGGGAGGATAGAATCACTATCGCCCAGGGTCGcaatgatggagggccggtaggggtaaggaagaaatccctgagagggATCTCAGAAttgtaggggagagggagaaatcgcactaagaaaGGAGGGGAAAGAATCACACACACGCCCGCAGGCTCttaaatactcaaactcaattcatcttttcaatctgtctaataacttggattacatgcccttatataataattgaaaattaaaacttgcctagtaaaatctaaaactaaaattagcaaCTTCAAATTTGCtttctaaattctaactaatgaaattagaaacaaataaaatttaaattggtaactccctaattgactaagaactatccaaaaataaaagattacatatcatcccaaattaaataactcaattcttcctaaataaagtaactcctaaaatatcctattgatttcaaaAATCTAATCGGACCCGACTCGTCTCGGTCGAGATTGCCCGATGGGTCAACCCAGTTCAGCCTCGATTCTGCATCACGCAAGGTACCAACTAGAACACCAGCTTCTCCATCCAATTCTGCATTTCAAGGGGTGCAGTGCGGGTGGCGCCCAACCTTACTCCAGCAAACTCCGTTACAACTTCTTGCCCTAGCGAACACAAAACAATTTCGGTTCCATGTCTTCTGACTTCATAGAGACGGTGTTGGTGCCGCCTACAATAGGGTCATCCCTCAATAGTAGAGGGTGGGGGTTTGTGGTCTGAAATTTCCAGAGAGGCATCTTTGCACATTGAAAGAGAGAGGGTTGTGCATCAGAATATGAGAGCTCGTTGCCGCTGGAATAGAGGATTCACTTTCAGCTTTCAGGGAACTAAGCAAGAAGAATCTAAAAGCCTATAACTAGAAGAGAAGATCTACCATTGAGTGACCGTCAATTTCTCACCATAAGAGTCTTCTCAGAATAGAGAGAGGGATATGAACAAAAACTGGGTAAAACTAATCGTACAGATGACAAGTGCTGGTTAAAGCATAGGTAAAGCTCAATGTGAGCAGTAATATGTCAACACATCAGTCCCTGATGAGAATTCAGAAGTGTCATATACTGATACTAATCATGCTTCTTAATCTAATTTTAGTCAATCAGTTACTGTGTCTCGTGATAATTATCATCAGTTACTGAAACGAGTTCAGAAGCTTGAGAGTTAACACTCAGTCATCCACTTCATCCACTGCTACAATAGCCAATACAGGTACTACTGCTCTTCTCGCTTCTTCATCTCCTGCTACTTGAGTTATTGAATAAGGTGATTCCTCTCATATGACTGGAAAGTCGAATATATTATTCATGCGGATCCAGGTTCCAAAACACCTAAAAAAGAATATTTATTCCATCCATATCCTGAGTCCAATAGGAGGAATACTTGAAATGgtaatccattaaaaaaatattgagaTTGGCTAGTAGATTCTAATCCAAGACCTATATCATTTCATGATGCCATGTTAAGTGCATGGTTAACCCAATAACGAAAGTTTCGTAAGGGGACTGGAGCTACCATGAAATAAAAGTAAGGAGTTTGCAAACAACAATCAGTGTAGAAGATTGATTGGTAAAGTTATTTATCTTACTGTGtcgtacccaaaaaaaaaaaaattatatatatattactgtGACTAGGCTTGACATACTATTTGCACTTGCactcaaggtttaagatctcatTCTTGCCACCCatctcactaaaaaaaaaaaaaaggagatctCACCGAGATCTTGTATGTTTTTGGCGTTCATCTCGGTGGGCATATGGCCTTTGTAGCCCCTAAAAGtgtgtatttaccctattttaggcattttaaacacaatggaaacatcagtttttttaaaaacaaactcaaaatggtactttgactttgtacccTATGTAAATAGTCGGCGACTCTTCGAACCCTTCATCTAGCATGATATATTCATCAAACCACCTTCCACAATCATCATTCTGGCACAACATAATCAGTAGAATATAGTAGTCATCATTTCTAATTACTATTGAAGATTGATGAGTCACATACATTGAAAAATTGTAATGACATAACATGAGCGACATTAGCATAACAAATAACAACATCGTTGTATAAAGTATATATTAGTAATAACTAACATAGATATACTGATATAGCAGACAACTAGAAATTTAGACTCCATCCTAGAGACCAAGACTCTTAGTACTAAAATGAGTGTTGGGCCGTATCATCATAGCCTCCATATTGTTGATGCTGATGTCGATGTATGTTCTGCTCTGATTGAATCACAAAGAGTGGCCATGCCATAGTATGGCAGAAATAATACCCAAAGTCTGCCACAGCAGCCTTATAAACATCATCACCAACAAACTGGAATCCTTGGGTAGATATCTCTAAAACTAAATGAGCTGGAACGAGATACATAGTAGCTGGTTGGTGCTTAACGGATGGAAACCTGCACCGGCATGTATGATTGGGGCTCTGGAACCCCGAAGATGCTATCCACAAAACCTGGCCCAATGTGGGAGCGTGACTGACCCTCATACTCAATGGCAGAGGGGAAGGAGCTGGCATGCGGGTGTCCAAATTGGCCAAATTGACTATAATGACTATAGTCCGAACCGGTTATCCCTGTGCCATATATAGCTGACGGTGCATGCAATTGCTCCCCACAAATACCACTCTTCATGCTTAAGCCTCCTAGAGTGTCAGTTAAGCCCCTAATAGAGATGACCAGAGTCCACGCTATCCTGCTCCTCTCCACCAACTATGAATCGACGATATGAGCCTCTCTTGTAAGGTGCGGGGGAACGTGCGTGATGCGCCGTGGTCCATGTCTTGTGTGGCATGAGTGAACTGAGTCTCTCCTGTGAACCGCACCAGCTCTTGCTCCGGTTCAATGTAATGGTACCACTCGCACATccccccatcaccaccatcattaccatcaccatcaccatcatggACTCCactactaccaccaccaccaagtcctgcaccaccatcatcatcatcactgaCCATGACCAAACAGTCTCAAACCCCACATCAACCCCAGTAGCTTGGGACTcggaaggcctggatacctgtGAAAGCACACGGCCCTCTTCATACATATACTCATCCACGTCAGTACCCATCTGGCTAGCTACCACGGGGTCAGGCCTACTCCCAGGCCAATCCATAAGTGACTCACCTCTATCCTTCACCCATTGGTATAGgggatcatcctcctcatctgaGTCTTCTTGGAaaacatgagcaagttcaattaCTTCACTGTTACCCTCCATGCCTTAACGTATGTGCTACATCTTCAATCTCATATTGTAATGCACAAACACTAACTGTTGTAGCTTTTCGTAACCCATTCGGTTCCAACTCTTGGTGTGGATCCAGCACTCACATCCAGATACAGAACAAGTTTAGGAGAGCACCTGGATTACTATCTTCCTCAAGTTAGGTGCATCTTTTCCATAGAGGACCCACCATTCACCAGGGGCAATACTTTGTCTTCCAGCCACTGCCGCTACCCAACCAAAACTCCTAGTAGCATCCCTGAATTCCTTTATCTATACATATTTCAAACATTGAATACAAATTAGTACACAATAGGGAATTCATTAAGACTTAGGAAACTATACATATTTCAAACATTAACCCACCTCAGTGTTGCATGTTGCATGTAGATCAGGTTTAGGGACCAACTTTGCCACCACAAGTTCCACTGCTTCTAACAATACATCATCCATTCCTAGATTGTAGTTATAGTGGAGCCTAGGATTGAGATAATACGCTGCAAAAATTCCATAAATAACTTGTTATTGAATGCAAAGTAACTTTAACTTGGACTATAGTTAAGTTTATAAACTCTCCAGCTTTATGCAATGGATGCATCAAATGTTTCCCCCATCTCTCCTTAATCATTTTTATCTAAGATTTTGCACATCTAAGAATGGATGCTCTCACCTTCTCATTCATCTTCTCCATTACAGCATACACATATGGCAAGGTAAGCTGCCTCTCTGAGTCTACCAATCTCAAGACAGTTACAACTGGGCCAAATATAAAAAGGACCTTCTTCACATCCTTCCAGAATTGTTCACTAGAGATGGTGGCCTGTGCTGCCCTACCACCTAGCGAACCCAATTCCCTCCATCCAAAAACCACTCCTCACTGGAAAATATGGATCTCAAACCAACCATCTTATCCTGAAAGCACTTCAAAGCAATGTAGTTGGTTGCAAATCGGGTAATGTCTGGTCTTACCAAATCTCCACCTCATTTTTCTCTCGACAAAGATAGAGAATATCCATGGTTCTAAACAAATGTCATCACTTGTCTTACCCGTTCGACCACACCTGATACCAAAGACTTCTTCCCCATGTCTTTAAGCATTAAGTCAATTTAGTGGGCTACATGGTGTCCAGAAAATGTGAATCCGTTTGCTCTTCCTATTCGTCAGTCTCTCCCCCGCTTTTTTTAAGTTGCTCCCATTGTCTAACACAATTTGAATAACATTCTCAGGCCCCACCTCTGTAACAACATCCTTTAATAACTTGCATAAGTACATTGCATGGCTTGCATCATTCTTCTCTATGGATGCATCAACAAACTTTAAAAAGAGAGTCTTCCCATCACAATACACCATGAAGTTGATGGACTGTCTAGTTGGTCTAGTCCAACCATCATACATCACAATAACTCCATATCGTTCCCACTGAGTCTTCAAGCCATTAATATACTCATCCAACTCCTTTTGATGAGGCAAATAAACATTCatcatctcatctcatctcataaAGAGTGGGCCCCTTTGTTCCTAGACCAGCCCTTCCAGCAGTGTCAATCATGGACTGGTAATATGTCCCGTATGCAGCACTAGCTGGGATGCTATTATAGAAAAATCTTTTTGACATAGCATCCTCAAGTTGTTTCCATGTACCCCATACTTGCTTCATAGTTCTTTGTCTTGTATTCCTATTGTCTATATATCAGAGGTCTTGCCTCAGGACCTCATCAGGCTCATCATGCTGTCTTGGGGGTGGTGATGAGGGTGTGGCAGCCCTCACACTCTAAGTTCTCCTATAAGGCACATCTACATTCCTCTACTTCTTATTCCTTCTTTCCTCTATGGGAGGAACATCTGTGCAACAGCAACTGCTCTAGAACCAAAGCCACCTACTCCTCTCTTCATCTTTACCTGTCTAACCTTTTCCATTTTATGAGAGATCCTGCTTGCTACCTTAACTTGTTGCAATTATCTCCACTCTGCCCTTGTCATACCTCGATCTAGCCTATATTCACTATcagaatcagagtcatcagaGTCAACATCCATTGTTGTTGGTTGCCTCTCTAAGACTGCCTCATCGAATTCTTGATCCAACCTTTGTTTCTCTGTCCTCTTTAAACTTCCACCGTGTAGGCTCCACTGCACTTGTTTTTGCACTTCATATGAAGCTTGGGGGCATTTGGCAACATCCTTGTACCCCCCAGCCAAATGTTGCTTCAACCTAGCAGCACCTCCAGAATTTATCATTTTCTTACAATACCTacaccttgattttttttttgtcatctgACATTGGATCTCCATGTAACCATGCAATATCTCCACCTCCAATACTAGAAATTGTGCCCCAACTTCAACATTATTACATATGAGTCTACGTGCATGAATTAGTAACTATACAACATCAATACTATATTAAAGAATGCATTAAGAGCTATTCAATATCATATATCTATTATATATTAATCTCctactttttatcattttttcttaattttaaatcatattttttattaataataatatcatagtTAATAATAAAGTATAGTATAGTGAATTTTCGTTTCAAAATACACTAACAATATTTACACTACATTAAAGTAATCTTCCATACaaaacagaaatttttttcatatttttttatttttctgtaatCATTATATActatatatttcaaaaaaaaaaaacattaattaatttcttgactagaaaaaaaaaaatagacaccATGAGACTGTAGATCAGCCTTTGGTGAgcatcatataaaaaaattgagtaCCTAACATCatatataaatcatattttttttcaattttatttttgcaagaaaagtatttatttaaacagaaaataaaaaaattattttacaaacaaaaaaatatttttcttccatAAATCTATAGATCACACTTAGTAgcatcacatataaaaaaaatcaatggccaaaaacaagatttgatgatgtttctatgaaaaatatgGGTTTGGGAAGAAATTTTACCTTAATAgggttcttgagaagaaaaatcaCCACCAAGGTTGAAAATCTTTGCATCAATGACTGTAACAAGGAAAATCTCCAAGAAGAAACACCTAATCAACAGCTTTATGGTGATTTTCTCCCAAAATATAGCTCCAAGAGTCGAAACCAGTGAGATCCAGGCGAAACCAGTGAGATCTCTCTTCATTTGGGTCGAAGCCTTGCTTTATATGCCTTGGTTGGGCCAAGTTTGGATCAAAACTAGACCGATACCGAGTCAAGTGGCAAATGTCTCACCTCGCCTATAGTTCATCTCGTTATTTTCAAAAAACGAGTTCTCgtcgagatcttgaaccatggttgCACTTCATTGAGAAACTCAAACAGGTTCACTAGGAGGCAGCATGTCGTATTTTGAGATGTATCAAGGGTGCTCCAAGAAAGGGCCTCATTTATAAACCTCATAACCATATTGATCATATTAGTTATTTTGAAGCCTACTAGGCATTTGCTGAAGGTGACACGAGGCCTACCACTAGTTACCATACGTTTGTTGGTGGTAATCTTGTAACTTGGaagagtaagaaacaaattataGTGGCTAGGTCGAATGCTGAAGCTAAGCATAAAGCTGGTTCATACTGCAGCTGAATTAATGTGGTTAAGATCAGTTTTTTTGGAGAACCGTTTTCTGATCAGCAAGCCTATTGACATGTATTGTGATAGTCATTAATCAAACAACTATCTACATAGCTAGTAATACTACCTTCAATAAATGGACCAAGCATATTGAAGTTGATTGTCATTTTACGAGAGATGTCGTGACCAGGAAGTTGATCTCCATTCCGTTTGTCAATTCTACGAATCAACTTGGTGAGTTGTTTGCCAAAGCCTTATTCAACAATGTATTTCTTTAAGGTTGTTCCAAGCTGGGGCATGGGATTTATGCTCCAACTTGAGAGAGTGTTGAAGTTATATACCATAGGGTATATTTTGGTATTAATTGTAGTCACGGTTCGAGGTCTCAATGAGTCGAAACCATGTAAGATACACAAAATATACAAAATCTCCACCGAGATTTCGTCGGTACTATTTTTTGTGTCGTCGCCTCAATCAAAACCACCCACATGACCCTATATAAAAGCATCATCTCAATTAAATTAGGTTGAAATTTCGACCCAACATCGGTGAACTC from Macadamia integrifolia cultivar HAES 741 chromosome 11, SCU_Mint_v3, whole genome shotgun sequence encodes the following:
- the LOC122094187 gene encoding exportin-7-like, whose translation is MEGLAQLEALCERLYNSQDLAERAHAESTLKCFSVNTDYISQCQYILDNALTPYALMLASSSLLKQVTEHSLSLQLRLDIRNYLINYLATRGPDLQPFVTASLIQLFCRVTKVGWFDDDGFKEVVKESMNFLSQVSSDHYAIGLKILNQLVSEMNQPNSGFSLTHHRRVACSFRDQSLFQIFQISLTSLCHLKNDVSSRLQELALSLSLKCLSYDFVGTSLDESSEEFGTVQIPSAWRPVIEDPSTLQIFFDYYAITKPPLSKEVRIFVLIISCTINVCWIQLPHVFILFYKTISFSIVSVSRLFFPSIVIICNKKMLALYDG